The DNA region CCCAAACCGGTGATCTGGCATGGGAGGTCGAAACCGGCTCTCCGCAGAAGCAAATGGTCGTCTCCGCCGACGGCAAGACGATCCGTACCATTTCCGCGGATGGCATGGTGTTGCTGTGGGAAGTTGGTAGCCAGCAACCACCAAAAACGCTCCTCGCGCCGCAGGAACGCATCGAGCTCAGTACGCTGTCCCTGTCTGGCGACCGGGCTGTGCTGATCAATTTCGATAAAAAATCGACCGTGTGGGATGTGAACACCGGCAAGGAACTGGCTTCGAACGACGGCGCTTCGGTTCCCATGGGCATCATCGGCGCGCTGGTCTCCTCCGGCGACAGTGTCTTCTGGACCAACGGCTTTGGCTCCGGCCAGAGCCAGCAGATCCAGGCCTGGGAAATCGCCACGGGCAAATTCCTGCGCGGCATGAAGGGCAGCAGCCAGTTGTATGTAACCCAATTGGCAGTTTCTCCCGACGGCAGTGTCATTGCGGGCATCAGCCGCCTGGCAGTGACCTCGCAGCCCTCCTACGAGCTGCTGGTATGGGATGTCGAAACCGGCAATCTGCTGCAAAAAATCAATTTCAGCGATGATATTCACACCTTCGCGTTTGTTCCCGGTCAGCGCAAAGCCTATCTGGCCATTGATAACGGCACCATCGTTCCGGTTGATCTGGAAACCGGCAAGCCCGGCGGCGGGTTTGGCCGCTCCAAAACAGCCGTGATCAGCATGGCGGTCAGCGCCGATGGCGCAAAGCTATCAGCAGCCGGTGCGGATGGTATCGTGCGTGTCTTCGACCTGGCCAACAACGATCTCATCCATGAGATCGAGATGGATGTGTCACTCAGCGTTGCGCCATACGAGACCAGCGGCGAGAACTATATCCTGCGCTACGATCTGTACAACGGCATCGGCACCGATCAGGACGGCAAGAGCATCGCCGTGCTGTCGCACGACCGCATGAAGATCGACCTGATTGATCCTGCCACCTTGAAGATCAAAAAGAGCACCAACTTTACCATGCTGCCCCTCGATACCATCGCCATGTCGCAGGATGGCAAAGTGCTGGCCGCGGCGGATAGCGCCAACCAGATCATCCTGTATCATGCCAGCAGCGGGGGCATCAAAAAC from bacterium includes:
- a CDS encoding PQQ-binding-like beta-propeller repeat protein, which produces MKFKIMILFLMVIVLAACSQAPEPIAQVEPPTATPLPANTATPTPLPSATPLPTNTPEPTATFTPTATPVPETISVENASRLQMVRRYGSGQMIQTAWSPDGSPVYVLTSIHLRAYDPQTGDLAWEVETGSPQKQMVVSADGKTIRTISADGMVLLWEVGSQQPPKTLLAPQERIELSTLSLSGDRAVLINFDKKSTVWDVNTGKELASNDGASVPMGIIGALVSSGDSVFWTNGFGSGQSQQIQAWEIATGKFLRGMKGSSQLYVTQLAVSPDGSVIAGISRLAVTSQPSYELLVWDVETGNLLQKINFSDDIHTFAFVPGQRKAYLAIDNGTIVPVDLETGKPGGGFGRSKTAVISMAVSADGAKLSAAGADGIVRVFDLANNDLIHEIEMDVSLSVAPYETSGENYILRYDLYNGIGTDQDGKSIAVLSHDRMKIDLIDPATLKIKKSTNFTMLPLDTIAMSQDGKVLAAADSANQIILYHASSGGIKN